In Leptolyngbya sp. KIOST-1, one DNA window encodes the following:
- a CDS encoding rhomboid family intramembrane serine protease, whose product MVPLRDDNPVSITPVVTYGLIGLNIAVFVFQLGLSQSGLDQFFDAWALVPAQLTASFQGELEAPATEWITLLSSQFLHGGIFHIGGNLLYLWVFGNNIEDQLGHVKFLIFYLGCGALAGLAQWGFDPSSAVPTIGASGAIAGVMGAYILRFPRAYIVTLIPLIIFFTTVRIPAIFFLGFWFAQQALFSIASLSSETGVGGGIAYWAHSGGFVFGLILGPMLGLMGPKSRQPRR is encoded by the coding sequence GTGGTTCCCCTCCGTGACGACAATCCCGTCAGCATTACTCCGGTCGTCACCTACGGACTGATTGGGCTGAATATTGCCGTGTTCGTGTTTCAGCTGGGTCTGTCGCAGTCCGGGCTGGACCAGTTTTTTGACGCCTGGGCGCTGGTGCCCGCCCAGCTGACGGCCAGCTTTCAGGGGGAACTAGAGGCCCCGGCCACAGAGTGGATCACGCTGCTGTCGTCCCAGTTTCTCCACGGCGGCATTTTTCACATTGGGGGCAATCTGCTCTACCTCTGGGTGTTTGGCAACAACATCGAAGACCAGCTGGGGCATGTCAAGTTTTTGATTTTTTATTTGGGCTGTGGGGCCCTGGCTGGTCTGGCGCAGTGGGGCTTTGACCCCTCCTCTGCGGTGCCCACCATCGGAGCCAGCGGGGCGATCGCGGGGGTGATGGGAGCCTACATCCTCAGGTTCCCTCGCGCCTACATCGTCACCCTGATTCCGCTGATTATCTTTTTTACCACGGTTCGCATCCCGGCCATCTTTTTCCTCGGCTTCTGGTTTGCCCAGCAGGCGCTGTTTAGCATCGCCAGCCTCAGCAGTGAGACCGGTGTAGGCGGCGGCATCGCTTACTGGGCCCACTCGGGGGGCTTTGTCTTTGGGCTGATTTTGGGGCCAATGCTGGGGCTAATGGGCCCCAAGTCAAGACAGCCGCGACGTTAG